A DNA window from Chryseobacterium sp. MEBOG06 contains the following coding sequences:
- a CDS encoding LA_2272 family surface repeat-containing protein has translation MKTRILLLMVLLFHSLAYASDSLKVDSLKPRIVAASPSKNIRNVNGILFKYFDEEENFTPKKVNGLGMGFNIIGVFLPPLMLVSLPSVQGWDLDNDYAVISRQKMNRINGVQLSLINMEPTVTNGLEINVSSNISTYAVTNGVSVSPFFNLHHEMNGVSVASFANVGQKCRGVQIGLYNKCKDFRGIQIGMWNENGKRKLPLINWNFKKQKTK, from the coding sequence ATGAAAACACGAATCTTATTATTAATGGTCCTTTTATTCCATAGTCTGGCGTATGCGTCAGATAGTTTAAAAGTAGATTCTCTGAAGCCCAGAATAGTTGCTGCTTCTCCTTCAAAGAATATCAGAAACGTCAATGGAATTCTTTTCAAATATTTCGATGAAGAGGAGAATTTTACGCCTAAAAAAGTAAATGGGCTGGGTATGGGTTTCAATATTATTGGAGTTTTTCTTCCACCGCTTATGCTTGTTAGTTTACCATCAGTACAAGGTTGGGACCTTGATAATGATTATGCTGTTATTTCCAGACAAAAAATGAACAGAATTAATGGAGTACAGCTGTCACTCATCAATATGGAGCCTACTGTCACCAATGGGTTAGAGATTAATGTTTCCAGTAATATCAGTACGTATGCTGTTACAAATGGAGTTTCTGTTTCGCCGTTTTTCAACCTGCATCACGAGATGAACGGGGTTTCTGTGGCATCTTTTGCTAATGTAGGGCAAAAATGCAGGGGAGTTCAGATTGGATTGTATAATAAATGTAAGGATTTCAGAGGAATACAGATCGGGATGTGGAATGAGAACGGAAAGAGAAAATTGCCTCTGATCAACTGGAATTTTAAGAAACAGAAGACAAAATAA
- a CDS encoding helix-turn-helix domain-containing protein, with amino-acid sequence MILLLIVCNIFQAQTNNIEKGLSEKRTYQELEKEFYNGKTWDVGSKRNIAKYYLKKAKLEKNNTHIAEGYVMMHFDETLPNALKYIDSLQLITKNSTENYYPARIYLLRGNLNLRFDNLQASLNNYILGLKYAKEKRNKKQIAMAHISIASLNNYIGKHAETAKTFRHYLYNADYLDETEHDNLRFNLADAYIEINKMDSAYTLIQEGLQSSKKNDNVYAYHQNLGLLGYYNLQLKNYQMAIDNLLQCQKYFFTTYNPSKRNENYTLLNLGKSYAGLKEKDKAITCFRKIDSMVFKTHYVYPELREVYTYLINYYKSNNDKENQLYYVERFLEVDQILDTQFRYISRELPRRYDAPKLELEKELISNELKYRKSLFYIVISLLLISHLLFINFYFKYKKSEKKYKKIAQDLIQSVSENRVSEDIELKNRALPNNLPVEDAENTSSKIISEDIVQNILKELEIFESKDQFLNKGITLGSLAKKIKTNSRYLSETINTYKGKNFATYLNDLRIDYAISRLASDRKFRSYKLPFIAEELGYNNEQAFTLAFKKRTGTPLSVYLKEIENIKSI; translated from the coding sequence TTGATCCTATTATTAATTGTGTGTAATATATTCCAAGCACAAACCAATAATATAGAAAAGGGCCTTTCTGAAAAAAGGACTTATCAGGAATTGGAAAAGGAATTCTATAACGGAAAAACCTGGGATGTTGGGAGTAAACGTAACATCGCAAAATATTACCTGAAAAAAGCCAAACTGGAGAAAAATAACACCCACATTGCTGAAGGTTATGTGATGATGCACTTTGATGAAACCTTACCCAATGCCTTAAAATATATTGACAGTCTTCAGCTGATCACCAAAAATTCCACAGAAAATTATTACCCTGCAAGAATCTATCTGTTAAGAGGCAATCTGAATTTGAGATTTGACAACCTTCAGGCTTCCCTCAATAATTATATCTTAGGTCTAAAATATGCCAAAGAGAAAAGAAATAAAAAGCAGATTGCCATGGCGCATATCAGTATTGCTTCTCTGAATAATTATATCGGGAAGCACGCTGAAACAGCTAAAACTTTTAGACACTATTTATATAATGCCGATTATCTGGATGAAACTGAACATGATAACCTGAGGTTCAACTTAGCGGATGCCTATATAGAAATTAATAAAATGGATTCTGCATATACATTAATACAGGAGGGTTTGCAGTCTTCTAAAAAAAATGATAATGTATATGCCTATCATCAAAATTTGGGACTACTGGGCTATTATAACCTGCAATTAAAAAATTATCAAATGGCCATTGATAATTTGCTTCAGTGCCAAAAATATTTCTTTACCACCTATAACCCAAGTAAGAGAAACGAGAATTATACCCTTTTAAACTTAGGAAAATCCTATGCAGGGCTTAAGGAAAAAGATAAAGCGATAACCTGTTTTAGAAAGATAGATTCTATGGTTTTTAAAACCCATTATGTATATCCGGAGCTTAGAGAGGTGTACACCTATCTTATCAATTATTATAAAAGTAATAATGATAAAGAAAATCAGCTGTACTACGTCGAACGCTTTTTAGAAGTTGATCAGATTCTTGACACCCAGTTCAGGTATATATCCCGGGAACTTCCCAGGCGCTATGATGCCCCTAAGCTGGAATTGGAAAAAGAACTGATATCCAACGAACTTAAATATAGAAAATCACTTTTTTATATTGTTATCAGTTTATTATTGATATCACACCTGCTGTTTATCAACTTTTATTTTAAATACAAAAAATCCGAAAAGAAGTATAAAAAGATTGCTCAGGACCTTATACAGTCTGTGAGTGAAAATAGAGTCAGTGAAGATATTGAATTAAAGAATAGAGCATTGCCCAATAATCTGCCGGTGGAGGATGCAGAAAATACATCTTCCAAAATAATTTCCGAAGATATCGTTCAGAATATTTTAAAAGAACTTGAAATCTTCGAAAGTAAAGATCAGTTTTTAAACAAGGGAATCACACTAGGGAGTTTGGCAAAAAAAATAAAAACCAATTCCAGATACCTGTCCGAAACTATCAATACTTACAAAGGGAAAAATTTTGCAACTTACCTTAATGACCTCCGTATTGATTATGCCATCAGCAGATTGGCCAGTGACAGAAAATTTAGGTCTTACAAGTTACCTTTTATCGCCGAAGAATTAGGCTATAATAACGAGCAGGCTTTCACTTTAGCCTTTAAAAAACGAACAGGAACACCCCTTTCTGTCTATCTGAAAGAAATTGAAAATATAAAGTCAATTTAG
- a CDS encoding helix-turn-helix domain-containing protein has translation MHQEALLKEIRRKIGEKSLNDEIANILDISYDAAHRRTSLKAKFSFEEALELARYYQISLDQFLGTENQLVVKRTQPVKTTEDLFNYFESSLKILNVFQNITDSKVFYSAKDIPFFYTISDSVLSRFKFYVWMNLLNQDKFLSPFHEFNFGYHSVKNEMLKDLYDKQNVTEIWNDTTIMSALRQVSFYYEMGLLRSNDVDLILEDLKHLLQELENKTLEKSNFQIYVNDLVILNNSILFKNEQQCSFFIPFSMFGYMMTNDQLTCEDSLSYFEHQIKNSKSLNESGNRERKIFFNKMYQQIDCLKQDLS, from the coding sequence ATGCACCAGGAAGCTTTACTGAAGGAAATCCGAAGAAAAATTGGTGAAAAATCCTTAAATGATGAGATCGCTAATATTCTTGACATCAGCTATGATGCGGCTCATCGGAGAACTTCTCTGAAAGCCAAGTTCAGTTTTGAAGAGGCTCTGGAGCTTGCCAGATATTATCAGATCTCTCTGGATCAGTTTCTGGGAACAGAAAATCAATTGGTTGTCAAAAGAACTCAGCCTGTAAAAACAACTGAAGATCTTTTCAACTATTTTGAAAGTTCACTTAAGATTTTAAACGTTTTTCAGAATATTACGGATTCTAAAGTATTTTATTCAGCAAAAGACATCCCGTTTTTCTATACGATTTCAGATTCAGTTTTGTCCCGTTTCAAGTTTTACGTGTGGATGAATTTATTGAATCAGGATAAATTCTTAAGCCCGTTTCATGAGTTTAATTTTGGGTATCATTCTGTGAAAAATGAAATGCTTAAAGATTTGTACGACAAGCAGAATGTTACAGAAATATGGAATGATACCACAATAATGAGTGCATTGAGACAGGTTTCTTTTTATTATGAAATGGGACTGCTAAGGAGTAATGATGTTGATCTGATTCTTGAAGATCTGAAACACCTATTACAAGAACTTGAAAATAAGACACTGGAAAAATCCAATTTTCAGATTTATGTAAATGATCTCGTGATTTTAAATAACAGTATCCTATTTAAAAATGAGCAGCAATGTTCTTTTTTTATTCCTTTCAGTATGTTCGGATATATGATGACCAATGATCAACTGACCTGTGAGGATTCTCTGAGCTATTTTGAACATCAGATTAAAAACTCGAAATCATTGAATGAATCCGGAAACAGGGAGAGGAAAATATTTTTCAATAAAATGTATCAGCAGATTGACTGTTTAAAACAGGATTTATCATGA
- a CDS encoding nitroreductase yields MNKASILKEIIEQRRSIFPKDYTDTEISQEVIDEILHSATLAPNHKRTKPWRFKIFKGEEKVKLALEMQTIYKASQPEQLFLEKKYNDIGFKINKADVVVSIVVNFSGMVPEWEEIAATSMAVQNMYLTCTANNVGCYWSSPKIVDHLKESLTIEENQKCLGLFYMGAV; encoded by the coding sequence ATGAACAAAGCATCAATTTTAAAAGAAATAATAGAGCAGAGAAGAAGTATTTTTCCAAAAGATTATACCGATACAGAAATTTCTCAGGAAGTTATTGATGAAATTTTACATTCGGCTACTTTAGCTCCCAATCATAAACGTACAAAACCTTGGCGTTTCAAAATATTCAAGGGAGAAGAAAAAGTAAAACTGGCTTTAGAAATGCAGACAATATACAAAGCCAGTCAGCCCGAACAGCTTTTTCTGGAGAAAAAATACAATGACATCGGTTTTAAAATCAATAAAGCAGATGTTGTAGTTTCCATCGTTGTCAACTTCAGTGGGATGGTTCCTGAATGGGAAGAAATTGCTGCAACTTCAATGGCAGTCCAGAATATGTACCTTACCTGTACCGCAAATAATGTAGGATGCTACTGGAGCTCTCCAAAGATTGTGGACCATCTTAAAGAATCTCTGACTATTGAAGAAAATCAGAAATGTTTAGGGTTATTTTATATGGGGGCTGTTTAA
- a CDS encoding DUF805 domain-containing protein yields the protein MFKAPFSFEGRIRRTEYGLSYLIYLALSVPFNLYFQNNEPSGTVAVIFFILLIPFLWFLIAQGAKRCHDRGNSGWFQLIPFYGLWMIFADSDHGPNEYGPNPKGEGNYNSINEIGKKEI from the coding sequence ATGTTTAAAGCCCCCTTTTCATTTGAGGGAAGAATCAGAAGAACAGAATACGGACTGTCATATCTTATCTATCTTGCACTCTCTGTACCTTTCAATCTTTATTTCCAAAATAACGAACCATCAGGAACCGTTGCTGTAATTTTCTTTATTTTACTTATTCCATTTCTTTGGTTTCTTATTGCACAAGGTGCTAAAAGATGCCATGACAGAGGAAACTCCGGTTGGTTTCAATTGATACCATTTTATGGATTATGGATGATATTTGCTGACAGTGATCACGGGCCAAATGAATACGGTCCTAACCCGAAAGGAGAAGGAAATTATAATTCGATTAATGAGATTGGTAAAAAAGAAATTTAA
- a CDS encoding DUF805 domain-containing protein, whose amino-acid sequence MINRILNQFSRRGRITRSHYIISLIIFYALTYPLTLIEKHYELSEDGKGIVGLCMFPFLFFILLKGARRCHDRGNSGLYQFIPGYFFFMMLGDSDYGVNKYGPNPKGKGNDTFNTTTDDFQNALISNMKHNPQHCRRWGCQRCSCK is encoded by the coding sequence ATGATCAATAGAATTTTAAATCAGTTCTCCCGCAGGGGCAGAATCACAAGGAGCCACTATATTATTTCTCTTATTATATTTTATGCACTCACCTATCCTTTAACGTTAATTGAGAAACATTATGAACTGTCAGAAGATGGTAAAGGAATCGTTGGTCTCTGTATGTTCCCTTTCTTATTTTTTATTCTGCTGAAAGGGGCAAGAAGATGCCATGACAGGGGCAACAGCGGCCTGTATCAGTTTATCCCCGGTTATTTCTTCTTTATGATGCTGGGCGACAGTGATTATGGAGTCAATAAATATGGCCCTAATCCAAAAGGAAAAGGAAATGATACATTCAATACCACAACAGATGATTTTCAGAATGCATTAATAAGTAATATGAAGCACAACCCACAGCACTGCAGACGTTGGGGCTGCCAGCGCTGCAGTTGTAAATAA
- a CDS encoding GreA/GreB family elongation factor: MEKTVFEKSAIRDFVKIIIAEKIEKLKNFIEFTLEASRDIKKTPKYDSMREEMQEEIYQMQRQLGALNDLKSNMAKVLNKATERVQLGSIVVTNKARFYISVSLGEFFFEGDRFYAISPESPMSKKMMGMKAGDEFTLNKIHQKIIEVL; the protein is encoded by the coding sequence ATGGAGAAGACCGTATTTGAAAAAAGTGCTATCAGAGACTTTGTAAAAATTATCATTGCAGAGAAAATTGAGAAACTTAAAAATTTTATCGAATTTACCCTTGAGGCCAGCCGTGACATCAAAAAAACTCCAAAATATGACAGCATGAGAGAAGAAATGCAGGAGGAGATTTATCAGATGCAGCGACAGCTTGGTGCTTTGAATGATCTTAAAAGCAATATGGCAAAAGTACTCAATAAAGCTACTGAAAGAGTTCAGCTGGGGTCAATTGTTGTAACTAATAAAGCAAGGTTTTATATTTCTGTTTCATTAGGAGAGTTCTTTTTTGAAGGAGACCGGTTTTACGCGATCTCTCCTGAAAGCCCTATGTCTAAAAAAATGATGGGCATGAAAGCAGGAGATGAATTTACACTGAATAAGATTCATCAGAAAATCATAGAAGTACTTTAG
- a CDS encoding 30S ribosomal protein S16 — protein sequence MSVKIRLQRHGKKGKPFFHIVVADSRARRDGRFIEKLGTYNPITNPATIELNVDSAVQWLNNGAQPTDTARAILSYKGALYKKHLQGGVAKGAFDQAEAEKRFNAWLESKESKVQGKVEGLAQSKADAKKAALDAEVKVNEARIAAAAQVEADAKAAEEAANAPAEEVVEATEGEAPAAETEENTEA from the coding sequence ATGTCAGTAAAAATCAGATTACAAAGACACGGTAAAAAAGGAAAACCTTTTTTCCACATCGTGGTTGCAGATTCTAGAGCAAGAAGAGATGGTAGATTCATCGAAAAACTAGGAACTTACAACCCAATTACTAACCCGGCAACTATCGAATTGAACGTTGATTCTGCTGTACAGTGGTTAAACAACGGTGCTCAGCCTACTGATACTGCTAGAGCTATCCTTTCTTACAAGGGTGCCCTTTACAAAAAACACTTACAAGGTGGTGTAGCTAAAGGTGCTTTTGATCAAGCTGAAGCTGAGAAAAGATTTAACGCTTGGTTAGAATCTAAAGAATCTAAAGTACAAGGTAAAGTAGAAGGTTTAGCACAATCTAAAGCTGATGCTAAGAAAGCTGCTTTAGACGCTGAAGTAAAAGTAAACGAAGCTAGAATTGCTGCTGCTGCACAGGTTGAAGCTGATGCTAAAGCTGCTGAAGAAGCTGCTAACGCACCTGCTGAAGAAGTTGTTGAAGCTACAGAAGGAGAAGCTCCTGCTGCTGAAACTGAAGAAAACACTGAAGCTTAA
- a CDS encoding SDR family NAD(P)-dependent oxidoreductase, producing METKKVWLVTGASKGLGFELVKKLLSEGFKVAATSRTVDSLISTIGETSENFLPLSVDITDNNDVKSSIEKTVEHFGQLNVVVNNAGYGQIGTLEELTDEEARENYAVNVFGTLNVIRNAMPYLREQGSGNIFNISSVGGYSANFPGWGIYCSTKFAVAGFTEALAEEAKEFGVHATVVYPGYFRTDFLTKDSVRTPSNPIQAYEAARTSEQAHLNDINGNQPNDPGKAAEVLIQISKEKNPPVHLLLGVETLEILNNKIDILKKDSEKWESLTVSTAI from the coding sequence ATGGAAACTAAAAAAGTATGGCTCGTAACAGGAGCTTCCAAAGGGTTAGGATTTGAATTGGTTAAAAAACTATTATCCGAAGGATTCAAGGTAGCTGCAACAAGCCGCACTGTTGATTCTTTGATTTCAACGATTGGAGAAACTTCTGAAAACTTTCTGCCGCTGAGTGTAGACATTACAGATAATAATGATGTAAAATCTTCCATCGAAAAAACAGTTGAACATTTCGGACAGCTTAACGTGGTCGTGAACAACGCAGGATACGGACAAATCGGGACTCTTGAAGAACTTACCGATGAGGAAGCAAGAGAAAATTATGCGGTTAATGTTTTCGGAACGTTAAATGTGATCAGAAATGCAATGCCTTATCTTCGTGAGCAAGGATCTGGAAACATCTTTAATATTTCTTCTGTTGGAGGTTATTCGGCTAACTTTCCAGGTTGGGGAATTTACTGTTCAACCAAATTTGCAGTTGCCGGATTTACAGAAGCACTGGCTGAAGAGGCCAAAGAGTTCGGAGTTCATGCTACGGTAGTTTATCCCGGATATTTCCGTACAGATTTCTTAACGAAAGACTCTGTGAGAACTCCCTCCAATCCTATTCAGGCCTACGAAGCTGCAAGAACTTCAGAGCAAGCCCACCTTAATGATATTAATGGAAATCAGCCTAATGATCCCGGGAAAGCTGCAGAAGTACTGATCCAGATCAGTAAAGAAAAAAATCCACCTGTACATTTGTTATTGGGAGTGGAAACCCTTGAAATTCTGAATAATAAGATTGATATTCTGAAGAAAGATTCAGAGAAATGGGAAAGCCTGACGGTTTCGACTGCGATTTAA
- a CDS encoding serine hydrolase domain-containing protein, whose translation MKITSTFAFVLISCFYSGQNRDIVNADKIENQIQKKNINKVIFLNKSISIENLKESDILKSMVFQESQNLDLRVFTDNSLVNYLHQLDPSLTADELLQKGNYQFSFYVDGKMIYQENLNKGAGIPDDKKFKTTFRIPLVSSNNEDSWGRYLWMRFYFGHDGIDALQSGNHILKIEIRPYLKTSVLKTGNIIASGEINLNVPQKSSSETQIALQPIQPHSGWKVSDDKFSPEKIRLLNKKIAEERFKEITGIIVIKNDKLLLEEYFNKSGRDSLQDTRSVGKSFASALAGIAIQDGYLKGEHQSLKDFYNLKSFKNYSSKKDSVTIKSLLTMSSGFDGNDDNSDSPGNEENMYPTDNWVQFTLDLPMTEDKIGENWSYFTAGVVVVGDIINQSVPKGLENYADKKLFQPLGISKYKWQFTPQQKPSLAGGLRMSALDFAKFGQLYKNNGIWNGKAILDKNWVHKSFSNYFTDNKDFEGYGYLFWRKVYQVGNKNFEAYQCSGNGGNKIIVFKDIPFVMVITAKAYNKPYAHSQADKMVQEYLLPALLGNE comes from the coding sequence ATGAAAATAACATCAACTTTTGCCTTTGTTCTCATATCTTGTTTTTACTCCGGACAGAACCGGGATATTGTGAATGCAGATAAAATTGAAAACCAGATCCAGAAGAAAAATATCAATAAGGTTATTTTTCTTAACAAATCGATATCTATTGAAAATCTCAAAGAATCTGACATCCTTAAAAGTATGGTATTCCAGGAAAGTCAGAATCTCGATCTGCGCGTTTTTACGGACAATTCCTTGGTTAATTATCTGCACCAGCTAGATCCTTCTTTAACAGCGGATGAGCTTCTTCAAAAAGGAAATTACCAATTTTCATTTTACGTAGACGGGAAAATGATTTATCAGGAAAATCTTAACAAAGGAGCAGGGATTCCGGATGATAAGAAGTTCAAGACCACCTTTAGAATTCCTCTTGTAAGCAGTAATAATGAGGATTCATGGGGAAGATATCTATGGATGCGTTTTTATTTTGGTCACGACGGAATTGACGCACTGCAAAGTGGAAATCATATTTTAAAAATCGAGATCCGCCCTTATCTAAAAACCTCGGTATTAAAAACAGGAAATATTATTGCTTCTGGAGAAATAAACTTAAATGTTCCCCAAAAAAGTAGCAGTGAAACTCAAATTGCTCTTCAGCCCATACAACCACACAGCGGATGGAAAGTTTCTGATGACAAGTTCAGCCCTGAAAAGATAAGACTTTTAAACAAAAAGATTGCGGAAGAAAGGTTTAAAGAAATTACAGGAATCATTGTTATTAAAAATGATAAACTTCTTCTGGAAGAGTACTTTAATAAATCCGGAAGAGATTCTTTACAGGATACCCGATCTGTAGGAAAGTCATTTGCTTCTGCCCTGGCTGGTATTGCAATTCAGGATGGTTACCTCAAAGGTGAGCATCAAAGTCTGAAAGATTTTTATAATTTAAAATCATTTAAAAATTACAGCTCTAAAAAAGACAGCGTTACCATAAAAAGCCTGCTGACTATGAGTTCCGGTTTTGACGGCAATGATGACAATTCCGATTCTCCCGGAAATGAAGAGAATATGTATCCAACTGATAATTGGGTCCAATTCACATTGGATTTACCCATGACGGAAGATAAAATTGGTGAAAACTGGAGTTATTTCACTGCAGGAGTAGTGGTTGTGGGAGATATTATAAACCAGTCAGTCCCTAAAGGATTAGAAAATTACGCAGATAAGAAGCTTTTCCAGCCACTTGGAATCTCTAAGTATAAATGGCAATTCACTCCCCAGCAAAAACCTTCTCTGGCAGGCGGACTGAGAATGAGCGCTCTGGATTTCGCAAAATTCGGACAGCTTTATAAAAATAACGGAATCTGGAACGGCAAAGCAATTTTAGATAAAAACTGGGTCCATAAGTCTTTCTCCAATTACTTCACAGATAATAAGGACTTTGAAGGATATGGCTATTTATTCTGGAGAAAAGTATATCAGGTTGGAAATAAAAATTTTGAGGCTTATCAGTGCAGCGGTAACGGTGGGAATAAAATCATTGTATTTAAGGACATTCCTTTTGTGATGGTTATCACAGCAAAAGCCTATAACAAACCTTATGCTCACTCACAGGCTGATAAAATGGTACAGGAATATCTTTTACCCGCATTATTGGGTAATGAGTAA
- the rimM gene encoding ribosome maturation factor RimM (Essential for efficient processing of 16S rRNA), with protein sequence MRKEDCYFLGKITRRHGLAGNVILKLDTDQPELYNKLESIFVEINGLLVPFFIEKSSWSKLDALNLAFKNATEAIVDQVLGKSVYLPLTTLPKLSGKQFYYHEIIGYDILDENGNDCGVIRSVNDQTAQNYFILGFEGREIVIPLIKDWILEVNREERFIKMQLPEGLMDVFLVPSKKDE encoded by the coding sequence ATGCGTAAAGAAGATTGCTATTTTTTAGGGAAAATCACACGCAGACACGGACTTGCGGGTAACGTGATCCTTAAATTGGATACCGACCAACCCGAGCTTTACAATAAATTGGAATCAATATTCGTTGAAATCAACGGATTATTGGTTCCGTTTTTTATTGAAAAATCATCATGGAGCAAGTTAGATGCTCTGAATCTTGCATTTAAAAATGCCACTGAGGCCATTGTAGATCAGGTTTTGGGTAAAAGTGTTTACCTGCCGCTTACTACATTACCAAAACTTTCTGGAAAACAGTTCTATTATCATGAGATCATAGGATATGATATTCTTGACGAAAATGGGAATGACTGTGGAGTAATCAGATCAGTAAACGATCAGACCGCACAGAATTATTTTATTCTTGGATTTGAAGGTAGAGAAATTGTTATTCCTCTTATCAAAGACTGGATTCTGGAAGTGAACAGAGAAGAAAGATTCATAAAAATGCAACTGCCGGAAGGCCTGATGGACGTATTTCTTGTACCATCTAAAAAAGACGAATAA
- a CDS encoding helix-turn-helix transcriptional regulator: MKTLQNGQYFGLTNENVHFEGLIITDTEYTHPYVDWHYHENAYFTFLLQGHMTEGNKKEIYGCSPGTLLYHHWEDPHYNVKPDLFTRGFHIEITQDWFDAFNLQKNKAEGSFNIKNPALKLLVYKIFKETKLNDTSFEVAANELLLNLFSQLAPRNSTFEKKPLWVSQVDEILHENFTEKISLKELSKTVNIHPIHLSRDFQKHFHCNLGEYIRKLKISKSLELINRKHTPLTDIALECGFADQSHFIRCFKENIGITPLKYRNLLKIP; the protein is encoded by the coding sequence ATGAAAACTCTTCAAAACGGCCAATATTTTGGTCTCACTAATGAAAACGTACATTTTGAAGGGCTGATCATCACCGATACAGAATATACCCATCCTTATGTAGACTGGCATTATCATGAAAATGCTTACTTTACTTTTTTACTTCAAGGTCATATGACAGAAGGCAATAAAAAAGAAATTTACGGATGTTCTCCCGGCACCCTGCTTTATCATCATTGGGAAGACCCACATTATAATGTTAAGCCCGATCTTTTCACACGGGGATTTCATATTGAAATTACACAAGACTGGTTTGACGCTTTTAATCTTCAGAAAAACAAAGCAGAAGGCAGTTTCAACATTAAAAATCCAGCATTAAAATTACTGGTTTATAAAATTTTCAAAGAAACCAAACTCAATGATACTTCTTTTGAGGTGGCAGCTAATGAACTTCTGCTGAATCTTTTTTCTCAACTGGCTCCCAGGAATAGTACCTTCGAGAAGAAACCGTTATGGGTTAGCCAGGTGGATGAAATCCTGCACGAAAATTTCACAGAAAAAATAAGCCTCAAAGAACTGTCCAAAACCGTAAATATTCATCCTATCCATCTCAGCAGAGACTTTCAAAAGCATTTCCACTGTAATTTGGGTGAATATATCAGGAAACTGAAGATCAGTAAATCTCTGGAACTGATCAACAGAAAGCATACTCCTCTCACGGATATAGCTTTAGAATGCGGCTTTGCAGATCAGAGTCATTTCATCCGGTGTTTTAAAGAAAATATAGGGATTACCCCCTTAAAATACAGGAACCTTCTAAAAATTCCCTAA
- a CDS encoding helix-turn-helix domain-containing protein encodes MKPPIRFNSISDFHSFCNLSNPDHPLISLIDYSKVNYPVEGAELKWIQNFYSIGLKKNVYPRFNYGQQQYDFDSGVLCFVSPQQFLSLEVKQDIEVNPTGFLLLIHPDFLWNTSLTKKIKSYDFFSYQVKEALFLSDREEKIIVDIFKNIEREYQSNIDKFTQELIIAQIELLLIYSERFYERQFLTRKRSSHELLHKFEEVLSQYFDNEKLLENGIPSVKIIAEQMNISPNYLGTLLRIHTQQNTQQHIQNRLIDSAKERLSTTHLSVSEIAYELGFEHPQSFSKLFKQKTNQSPGEFRKLFN; translated from the coding sequence ATGAAACCACCAATCCGTTTTAATTCTATTTCAGATTTTCACTCTTTCTGTAATCTTTCGAATCCGGATCATCCGCTCATCAGTCTGATAGATTATAGCAAAGTCAATTATCCTGTAGAAGGTGCTGAGCTGAAATGGATTCAGAATTTTTATTCGATTGGCCTGAAAAAAAATGTCTATCCGAGGTTCAATTATGGCCAGCAGCAATATGATTTTGATTCTGGGGTTTTATGCTTTGTTTCTCCACAACAGTTCTTAAGCCTTGAAGTAAAACAGGATATTGAAGTAAATCCTACAGGATTTTTATTACTGATACATCCTGATTTTCTGTGGAATACATCTTTAACTAAAAAGATAAAGTCTTATGATTTTTTCAGTTATCAGGTAAAGGAAGCCCTTTTTCTCTCCGATAGGGAAGAGAAAATCATCGTTGATATTTTCAAAAATATAGAACGTGAATATCAATCCAATATTGATAAATTCACTCAGGAATTAATTATTGCACAAATTGAATTACTATTGATCTACTCTGAGCGTTTTTATGAACGTCAGTTTCTAACCCGAAAAAGATCAAGTCATGAGTTGCTGCATAAGTTTGAAGAAGTGCTTTCCCAATATTTTGACAATGAAAAGCTCCTTGAAAATGGTATTCCATCTGTAAAAATCATCGCCGAGCAAATGAATATTTCTCCCAATTATCTGGGGACTTTACTACGTATTCATACGCAGCAAAATACACAGCAGCATATCCAGAACCGGTTAATAGATTCTGCCAAAGAGCGTTTAAGCACCACGCATTTATCAGTGAGCGAAATTGCTTATGAACTGGGATTTGAGCATCCACAATCTTTCAGCAAGTTGTTTAAGCAGAAAACGAATCAATCCCCCGGAGAATTCAGGAAACTGTTTAATTAA